The genomic DNA GCTAAGGAAGAGGGAATGCATTCCGGATATCCATACGCTTTGCCCGGCGTAGCGTTGGTGTAAGTTTCTGCCGAAGGAGCTTTTACCGGCTCCGTTAGCCCCGATTACGACCAGCACTTTCGTGTCAAGGGTAACGGGGGCTGAAGTATTTTGATTGGTAGGAAGAATTAAATCCATAACAGGTTTCTAATTAGTTTCCCCAAAGGTAAATAAAAATTTCATTGGTAGGAAACAAAAATTCCATAAGCATGGAACAAGAGTTTCGTGCTTATGGAACTTTATTTTCTTTTGTATGTACGGACGGTTTAGTAAGCCCGTGCGAACAATACGCGCTGTGCGGAAGGTCTGCCGGTCACCATGCATTTGCCCGGAGTCTTGTCGCCTTCCAGTGGAATACAGCGGATCGTGGCTTTCGTTTCGTTCTTCACCTGCTCTTCCGTTTCGGGCGTTCCGTCCCAGTGAGCCATGATGAAGTAGCCCTCTTCGATCTTTTCCTTGAACTCTTCGTAGGTGTCGACTGTAATAGTCTTTTCCGTGCGGTGGTCGAGTGCTTTTTGGAAGATGTTCTTCTGGATTTCTTCCAACAGGTTCTGAACATATGTTTCGATGTTGTCGCAAGTTACGGTTTCTTTCTCCAGTGTATCACGACGCATCACTTCGATCGTATTGTTTTCCAAGTCGCGTCCGCCCATAGCCAGACGTACGGGAACGCCTTTCAGTTCGTATTCGGCAAACTTCCATCCCGGCTTCTTGTTGTCGGCATTGTCGAATTTGACCGAGATGCCTAACGCTTTCAGCTTGGCAACGATGCCGTTTACCTTTTCGCTGATCTGCGCCAACTGCTCTTCGCTGCGGTAGATCGGGATGATTACCACCTGGATAGGAGCGAGGTGAGGCGGCAATACCAGACCGTTATCGTCGGAGTGGGACATGATCAGGGCGCCGATCAGACGGGTTGAAACCCCCCATGAAGTCGCCCAGGCGTAGTCGCTCTTTCCGTTCTTGTCGATAAAGGTAACGTCGAACGCCTTGCCGAAATTCTGTCCCAAGAAGTGGGAAGTTCCAGCTTGCAGCGCTTTTCCGTCCTGCATCATCGCTTCGATCGTGTAGGTGTCCAATGCACCTGCGAAACGTTCGCTTGCAGATTTGACACCTTTGATGACCGGCATCGCCATATAGTTTTCGGCAAAGTCGGCATAGACTCCCTGCATCTTCTTTGCTTCGATTTCGGCTTCTTCGCGTGTCGCGTGAGCAGTATGTCCTTCCTGCCACAGGAATTCTGCGGTACGGAGGAAGAGGCGGGTACGCATTTCCCAACGCATCACGTTTGCCCATTGGTTGCAAAGAATAGGCAGGTCGCGGTAAGACTGGATCCAATTACGATAGGTGTTCCAGATAATTGTCTCGGATGTCGGACGGATAATCAGTTCTTCTTCCAGCTTGGCGGCCGGGTCGACCACGACACCTGTACCGTCATGATTTGTTTTTAGACGATAATGTGTTACAACGGCACATTCTTTGGCGAAGCCTTCTACATGTTCGGCTTCCTTGCTCAGGAATGATTTCGGGATCAGCAAGGGGAAGTAAGCGTTTACG from Parabacteroides merdae ATCC 43184 includes the following:
- the proS gene encoding proline--tRNA ligase, which codes for MAKELKELTPRSVNYSQWYQDLVIKADLAENSAVRGCMVIKPYGYAIWEKMQRILDDMFKETGHVNAYFPLLIPKSFLSKEAEHVEGFAKECAVVTHYRLKTNHDGTGVVVDPAAKLEEELIIRPTSETIIWNTYRNWIQSYRDLPILCNQWANVMRWEMRTRLFLRTAEFLWQEGHTAHATREEAEIEAKKMQGVYADFAENYMAMPVIKGVKSASERFAGALDTYTIEAMMQDGKALQAGTSHFLGQNFGKAFDVTFIDKNGKSDYAWATSWGVSTRLIGALIMSHSDDNGLVLPPHLAPIQVVIIPIYRSEEQLAQISEKVNGIVAKLKALGISVKFDNADNKKPGWKFAEYELKGVPVRLAMGGRDLENNTIEVMRRDTLEKETVTCDNIETYVQNLLEEIQKNIFQKALDHRTEKTITVDTYEEFKEKIEEGYFIMAHWDGTPETEEQVKNETKATIRCIPLEGDKTPGKCMVTGRPSAQRVLFARAY